A single genomic interval of Saccharothrix saharensis harbors:
- a CDS encoding SDR family NAD(P)-dependent oxidoreductase — protein sequence MSEFEGLVAVVTGGASGIGLATARLLAARGATAVALDLDPRVEPPVHGIRADVTDDASVRAAVDEVVERFGRLDVLVNNAGVGAQGDVTANPDDEWHRVLDVNVVGMARVARAALPHLRRSPSAAIVNTGSIAAWAGLPQRALYSASKGAVHALTLAMAADYVREGIRVNAVAPGTADTPWVGRLLDSAPDPAAERAALEARQPHGRLVSADEVAGAIAYLAGPLSGSTAGTVLAVDGGMQGLRLRPREA from the coding sequence GTGAGCGAGTTCGAGGGCTTGGTCGCGGTGGTGACCGGCGGCGCGTCCGGCATCGGCCTGGCCACCGCGCGGCTGCTGGCGGCACGCGGCGCGACCGCGGTGGCGCTGGACCTGGACCCGCGGGTCGAGCCGCCGGTGCACGGCATCAGGGCCGACGTGACCGACGACGCCTCGGTGCGCGCCGCGGTCGACGAGGTGGTCGAGCGGTTCGGCCGGCTGGACGTGCTGGTGAACAACGCGGGCGTCGGCGCGCAGGGCGACGTGACCGCGAACCCGGACGACGAGTGGCACCGGGTGCTGGACGTGAACGTGGTCGGCATGGCCCGGGTCGCCCGCGCCGCACTGCCGCACCTGCGCAGGTCGCCGTCGGCGGCGATCGTGAACACCGGCTCGATCGCGGCCTGGGCCGGTCTGCCGCAGCGCGCGCTGTACTCGGCGAGCAAGGGCGCGGTGCACGCGTTGACGCTGGCCATGGCCGCGGACTACGTGCGCGAGGGCATCCGCGTGAACGCGGTAGCCCCCGGCACGGCGGACACCCCGTGGGTGGGCCGCCTGCTCGACTCGGCGCCGGACCCGGCCGCCGAGCGTGCCGCGTTGGAGGCGAGGCAGCCGCACGGCCGGCTCGTCTCGGCGGACGAGGTCGCGGGCGCCATCGCCTACCTGGCCGGCCCGCTCTCCGGCTCCACCGCCGGCACCGTCCTCGCGGTCGACGGCGGCATGCAGGGGTTGCGGCTGCGGCCCAGGGAGGCGTGA
- a CDS encoding enolase C-terminal domain-like protein, which yields MADRVVALDVLDIRFPTSRELDGSDAMNPDPDYSAAYVVLRTSNGPEGYGLAFTIGRGNDVQAAAIRSLAHHVVGRPVPETAADLAALSADLVGDSQLRWLGPEKGVAHMALGAVVNAAWDLAARRAGLPLWRFLSGMAPEEIVGLVDFRYLSDALTPEEALDILRRAEPGRAERAAALVRDGYPAYTTSPGWLGYSDEKLAGLARQASADGFDMIKLKVGGDLADDVRRMRLAREAVGDGVRIAVDANQRWDVGTAIEWVRELAPFDPYWIEEPTSPDDVLGHAAIARAVRPIKVATGEHVQNRVVFKQLLQAGAVDVVQLDACRVGGVNENVAILLLAAKFGVPVCPHAGGVGLCELVRHLAMVDFVAVSGTVDGRVVEWVDHLHEHFTDPAVVRGGRYAAPVEPGFSARLHDRTVTDYSYPDGPVWAEQEGR from the coding sequence ATGGCGGACCGGGTCGTCGCGCTGGACGTGCTGGACATCCGGTTCCCGACCTCGCGGGAGCTGGACGGGTCGGACGCGATGAACCCCGACCCGGACTACTCCGCGGCCTACGTGGTGCTGCGCACGTCGAACGGCCCGGAGGGCTACGGGCTGGCGTTCACGATCGGTCGCGGCAACGACGTGCAGGCCGCCGCGATCCGGTCGTTGGCGCACCACGTGGTCGGCCGGCCCGTCCCGGAGACCGCCGCCGACCTGGCCGCGCTGTCCGCCGACCTGGTCGGCGACTCGCAGTTGCGCTGGTTGGGGCCGGAGAAGGGCGTCGCGCACATGGCGCTGGGCGCGGTCGTGAACGCCGCGTGGGACCTCGCCGCCCGGCGGGCGGGCCTGCCGCTGTGGCGGTTCCTGTCCGGCATGGCGCCGGAGGAGATCGTCGGCCTGGTGGACTTCCGGTACCTGTCCGACGCGCTCACGCCCGAGGAGGCGCTGGACATCCTGCGGCGCGCGGAGCCGGGGCGCGCCGAACGGGCCGCCGCGCTGGTCCGGGACGGTTACCCGGCCTACACGACGTCGCCGGGCTGGCTCGGCTACTCCGACGAGAAGCTGGCCGGGTTGGCGCGGCAGGCGTCGGCCGACGGCTTCGACATGATCAAGCTGAAGGTCGGCGGCGACCTGGCGGACGACGTCCGGCGCATGCGGCTGGCCCGCGAGGCGGTCGGCGACGGCGTGCGCATCGCCGTGGACGCCAACCAGCGGTGGGACGTGGGCACGGCGATCGAGTGGGTGCGCGAGCTGGCGCCGTTCGACCCGTACTGGATCGAGGAGCCCACCTCGCCGGACGACGTGCTGGGGCACGCCGCGATCGCCCGGGCGGTGCGCCCGATCAAGGTCGCCACCGGCGAGCACGTGCAGAACCGGGTGGTGTTCAAGCAGTTGCTGCAGGCCGGGGCGGTCGACGTGGTGCAGCTCGACGCGTGCCGGGTCGGCGGGGTGAACGAGAACGTGGCGATCCTGCTGCTGGCGGCGAAGTTCGGCGTGCCGGTGTGCCCGCACGCGGGCGGCGTCGGCCTGTGCGAGCTGGTCCGGCACCTGGCGATGGTCGACTTCGTGGCGGTCTCCGGCACCGTCGACGGCCGCGTGGTCGAATGGGTCGACCACCTGCACGAGCACTTCACCGACCCGGCCGTGGTGCGCGGCGGCCGGTACGCCGCGCCCGTCGAGCCGGGGTTCTCTGCGCGGCTGCACGACCGGACCGTGACCGACTACAGCTACCCCGACGGCCCGGTGTGGGCGGAACAGGAGGGCCGGTGA
- a CDS encoding fumarylacetoacetate hydrolase family protein: MQLLRLGPSGSERPAVRADDGVTYDLTPVTDDVTGAFLADDGIARTRAALAAGELHPVVDDGVRIGPPVAGVGKLVCIGLNYRDHAEETGLAIPSEPVVFLKTPDTIVGPNDEVLVPRRSVKTDWEVELAVVIGRTARYLDSAEQALTCIAGYALSHDVSEREFQLERGGQWDKGKNCETFNPLGPFLVPADEVGDPQALGLRLWVNGVPRQDSSTKNMIFPVAELVRYLSWFLVLRPGDVINTGTPAGVALGQPEPKPYLKAGDVVELEIDGLGRQRQTLGQA; encoded by the coding sequence GTGCAGTTGCTGCGCCTGGGACCGTCGGGTTCCGAACGGCCCGCCGTCCGTGCCGACGACGGGGTGACGTACGACCTGACCCCGGTGACCGACGACGTGACCGGCGCGTTCCTCGCCGACGACGGCATCGCCCGCACGCGCGCCGCCCTGGCGGCCGGCGAACTCCACCCGGTCGTGGACGACGGCGTGCGGATCGGACCGCCGGTCGCGGGCGTCGGCAAGCTCGTCTGCATCGGTCTCAACTACCGCGACCACGCGGAGGAGACCGGCCTGGCGATCCCGTCGGAGCCGGTCGTGTTCCTCAAGACCCCCGACACGATCGTCGGCCCGAACGACGAGGTGCTGGTGCCGCGCCGCTCGGTGAAGACGGACTGGGAGGTCGAGCTGGCCGTGGTCATCGGCCGCACGGCCCGGTACCTCGACTCCGCCGAGCAGGCGCTGACCTGCATCGCCGGGTACGCCCTGTCGCACGACGTGAGCGAGCGCGAGTTCCAGCTGGAGCGCGGAGGGCAGTGGGACAAGGGCAAGAACTGCGAGACGTTCAACCCGCTCGGCCCCTTCCTCGTGCCCGCGGACGAGGTCGGCGACCCGCAGGCGCTGGGCCTGCGGCTGTGGGTCAACGGCGTGCCGCGGCAGGACTCCTCCACCAAGAACATGATCTTCCCGGTGGCCGAGCTGGTCCGCTACCTGAGCTGGTTCCTCGTCCTTCGACCGGGTGACGTCATCAACACCGGCACGCCGGCGGGCGTGGCGCTCGGCCAACCGGAGCCCAAGCCGTACCTGAAGGCGGGCGACGTGGTGGAGCTGGAGATCGACGGGCTCGGCCGGCAGCGGCAGACGCTCGGGCAGGCGTGA
- a CDS encoding S8 family peptidase: MKLHRAVWASAATAALLGTLLVGNASGADRPARPLPPDRADHSGDGSSERALDRARGPVTAFVELTTTPATQAYGDEKARGGDPAAAARAARRRTDAQADRVLAALRGRDAGTREVAKTRNAVPGVLVNADAGSLRDLAALPEVRSVRLTVPKTVRNAGAVELTRAAQVWRDTGRYGEGVRIGIVDTGIDYTHADFGGPGTTAAYQAVDPTAPWTPTAKVVGGHDFAGDAYDSEDPAKAVPVPDPNPLDCHSHGTHVAGTAAGYGENADGTPFTGDHSALTPEDVAGMKIGPGVAPGASLYALKVFGCTGSTELVGQALDWSLDPDGDGDFGDHLDVVNLSLGSDFAGQDDPDSLFVRKVVEHGVVVVASAGNGGDFYDVGGSPANTPEALAVANTRDAFALLDGVEVAGARHAGQYSKSYTAYPALDVALPVVPVSDPENLDGCAPITEDLNGRFAWLEWDEDDATRECGSAARTDNAEAAGAEGVLLTATSDHFKAAIAGNAGIPAFQFTRASTEALRPALTGGTLRVRMLGSLRNAVPTMTPTLADTITPSSSRGSRGAAAAKPDVAAPGDTILSASSGTGSEAVSMGGTSMAAPHVAGLAALVRETRPDWTVEEVKAAIMNTATGDVTDGDDHTTGEPEAPMRVGAGRVDALDAVGVDLLAMVADDPGTVGVSFGPVEAGAPLTVGKTVEVVNKSSRPRTARVSYEAATTVPGARFEVWPPVLVVPPNGTATVDVTLTVTPEELRKVADPTIEKVQAGVARQFLAEASGRLLVRSGDLALRVPVYAAPKPVADVEAVDRGDGTVELGGRAVDQGEGDEAYRSLVSAFELHGSSPELASCGDDVQTDCAVNGSARGGDLRYVGAAVGDGMLAFGVVTWHDWVTLGLANSPVVRIDTTGDGVPDYTVQAVKPSSGLVVTADVWLARTVRVADGAVVDEQPLNGRYGDVDTNVMDSNVVVLPVALTALGIDPAAASAPLTYTVVTSGNYPAPGNADGFVDRIRTPMAFDPLRPGLGVEGGVSFVAEAGAVLRVRPGSAVDGGLLFLHHHNASGDRAQVLAVR; the protein is encoded by the coding sequence ATGAAACTCCACCGCGCGGTGTGGGCGTCCGCCGCCACCGCCGCACTGCTCGGCACGCTCCTCGTCGGCAACGCCTCGGGCGCCGACCGGCCCGCCAGACCCCTGCCGCCCGACCGCGCCGACCACTCGGGCGACGGGTCCTCCGAACGCGCGCTCGACCGCGCCAGAGGCCCGGTGACGGCGTTCGTCGAGCTCACCACCACCCCCGCCACGCAGGCGTACGGCGACGAGAAGGCACGCGGCGGCGACCCGGCCGCGGCGGCACGGGCGGCGCGGCGGCGCACCGACGCGCAGGCCGACCGGGTCCTGGCGGCCCTGCGCGGCCGGGACGCCGGCACCCGCGAGGTCGCCAAGACCCGCAACGCGGTCCCCGGCGTGCTCGTCAACGCCGACGCGGGCAGCCTGCGCGACCTGGCGGCGCTGCCCGAGGTCAGGTCCGTGCGGCTGACCGTGCCGAAGACCGTGCGCAACGCGGGCGCGGTGGAGCTCACCCGGGCCGCGCAGGTGTGGCGCGACACCGGCCGGTACGGCGAGGGCGTGCGCATCGGCATCGTGGACACCGGCATCGACTACACCCACGCCGACTTCGGCGGACCGGGCACCACCGCCGCGTACCAGGCCGTCGACCCCACCGCGCCGTGGACGCCCACCGCGAAGGTCGTCGGGGGCCACGACTTCGCGGGCGACGCCTACGACTCCGAGGACCCCGCGAAGGCCGTGCCCGTGCCCGACCCGAACCCGCTGGACTGCCACAGCCACGGCACGCACGTCGCGGGCACCGCCGCCGGGTACGGCGAGAACGCCGACGGGACCCCGTTCACCGGCGACCACTCCGCGTTGACGCCCGAGGACGTGGCCGGGATGAAGATCGGGCCGGGCGTCGCGCCCGGGGCGTCGCTGTACGCGCTGAAGGTGTTCGGCTGCACGGGCTCGACCGAGCTCGTCGGCCAGGCGCTGGACTGGTCGCTCGACCCGGACGGCGACGGCGACTTCGGCGACCACCTCGACGTGGTCAACCTGTCGCTGGGCAGCGACTTCGCCGGTCAGGACGACCCCGACAGCCTGTTCGTGCGCAAGGTCGTCGAGCACGGCGTGGTGGTCGTCGCGTCGGCGGGCAACGGCGGCGACTTCTACGACGTCGGCGGCTCGCCGGCGAACACGCCCGAGGCGCTGGCGGTGGCCAACACGCGGGACGCGTTCGCGCTGCTCGACGGCGTCGAGGTGGCGGGCGCGCGGCACGCCGGGCAGTACAGCAAGAGCTACACCGCCTACCCGGCGCTGGACGTGGCGCTGCCCGTCGTGCCGGTGTCCGACCCGGAGAACCTCGACGGGTGCGCGCCGATCACCGAGGACCTCAACGGCCGGTTCGCCTGGCTGGAGTGGGACGAGGACGACGCGACCCGCGAGTGCGGTTCCGCGGCGCGGACCGACAACGCCGAGGCGGCGGGCGCGGAAGGCGTGCTGCTCACCGCCACCAGCGACCACTTCAAGGCCGCCATCGCGGGCAACGCCGGCATCCCGGCGTTCCAGTTCACCCGCGCGTCCACCGAGGCGCTGCGGCCGGCGTTGACCGGGGGCACGCTCCGGGTGCGCATGCTCGGCTCGCTGCGCAACGCCGTGCCGACGATGACGCCGACCCTCGCCGACACGATCACGCCCTCGTCCTCCCGGGGATCGCGCGGCGCGGCGGCGGCGAAGCCCGACGTCGCCGCGCCCGGCGACACGATCCTGTCCGCGTCCTCCGGCACCGGCTCCGAAGCGGTGAGCATGGGCGGCACGTCGATGGCCGCGCCGCACGTCGCCGGTCTCGCCGCGCTGGTGCGCGAGACGCGTCCGGACTGGACGGTCGAGGAGGTCAAGGCCGCCATCATGAACACCGCGACCGGTGACGTGACCGACGGCGACGACCACACCACCGGCGAACCCGAGGCGCCGATGCGGGTCGGCGCGGGCCGGGTGGACGCGCTCGACGCGGTCGGCGTCGACCTGCTGGCCATGGTCGCCGACGACCCCGGCACAGTAGGCGTGTCGTTCGGGCCGGTCGAGGCCGGCGCACCGCTGACGGTCGGCAAGACCGTGGAGGTGGTGAACAAGTCGTCCCGGCCGCGCACCGCGCGGGTGTCCTACGAGGCCGCGACCACCGTGCCCGGCGCGCGGTTCGAGGTGTGGCCGCCGGTGCTCGTCGTGCCGCCGAACGGGACGGCGACGGTCGACGTGACGCTGACCGTGACGCCGGAGGAGCTGCGCAAGGTCGCCGACCCGACGATCGAGAAGGTGCAGGCGGGCGTGGCGCGGCAGTTCCTGGCCGAGGCGTCCGGGCGGCTGCTCGTGCGGTCCGGTGACCTGGCGCTGCGGGTGCCGGTGTACGCGGCCCCGAAACCGGTCGCCGACGTCGAGGCGGTCGACCGCGGTGACGGCACGGTCGAGCTGGGCGGGCGCGCGGTGGACCAGGGCGAGGGCGACGAGGCGTACCGGTCGCTGGTGAGCGCGTTCGAGCTGCACGGCTCCAGCCCCGAACTGGCGTCGTGCGGGGACGACGTGCAGACCGACTGCGCGGTGAACGGGTCGGCGCGCGGGGGCGACCTGCGGTACGTGGGCGCCGCGGTCGGTGACGGGATGCTCGCGTTCGGGGTCGTGACCTGGCACGACTGGGTCACGCTCGGCCTCGCGAACAGCCCCGTGGTGCGCATCGACACCACCGGCGACGGCGTGCCCGACTACACCGTGCAGGCCGTGAAGCCGAGTTCCGGCTTGGTGGTCACGGCGGACGTGTGGCTGGCGCGGACGGTGCGCGTGGCCGACGGCGCGGTCGTGGACGAGCAGCCGCTCAACGGCCGGTACGGCGACGTGGACACCAACGTGATGGACAGCAACGTGGTCGTGCTGCCGGTGGCGTTGACCGCGCTGGGCATCGACCCGGCGGCGGCGAGCGCGCCGTTGACCTACACGGTCGTGACGTCGGGGAACTACCCCGCGCCGGGCAACGCCGACGGGTTCGTGGACCGGATCCGCACGCCGATGGCGTTCGACCCGCTGCGGCCGGGGCTCGGCGTCGAGGGCGGCGTGTCGTTCGTGGCGGAGGCCGGCGCGGTGCTGCGGGTGCGGCCGGGGTCCGCGGTGGACGGCGGCCTGCTGTTCCTGCACCACCACAACGCTTCGGGCGACCGCGCGCAGGTGCTCGCCGTCCGTTGA
- a CDS encoding N-acetylglucosamine kinase, with protein sequence MGFVVGLDAGGTSTRALVLDLDGTRLGAGVAGGANPNSHPPELAAAHVRQALTAALDGLDAAKVESGVLGMAGSSKLLSDPAVAALFEAAWAGAGLRCPMRVITDCEAAFATGTASPDGTVLVAGTGSIAARIEHHELVSTAGGYGWLLGDEGSAFWLGREAVRATLLALERDEVDELAAAVLARADIPDVPRRERWRRLITAANASAPIALATYAPLVTAHASAPSADRVVTAAVRVLADLAEAARPAEARSPIVLMGSLVHAHPLGARLKRELSTRTPAPVTVATEGAAGAAWLAAVKILGPSAPRPT encoded by the coding sequence ATGGGTTTCGTGGTGGGTCTGGACGCGGGCGGCACGAGCACCCGGGCGTTGGTGCTCGACCTGGACGGCACCCGCCTCGGCGCCGGCGTCGCGGGTGGCGCGAACCCCAACTCGCACCCGCCGGAACTCGCCGCCGCCCACGTGCGGCAGGCGTTGACGGCGGCGTTGGACGGGCTGGACGCGGCGAAGGTCGAGTCGGGCGTGCTCGGCATGGCGGGGTCGAGCAAGCTGCTCAGCGACCCGGCGGTGGCGGCGTTGTTCGAGGCCGCGTGGGCGGGGGCGGGGCTGCGGTGCCCGATGCGCGTGATCACCGACTGCGAGGCGGCGTTCGCGACCGGCACGGCGTCACCGGACGGGACCGTGCTGGTGGCCGGGACGGGGTCGATCGCGGCCCGGATCGAGCACCACGAGCTGGTGTCGACGGCCGGCGGGTACGGCTGGCTGCTGGGTGACGAGGGGTCGGCGTTCTGGCTGGGCCGGGAAGCCGTGCGGGCGACGTTGCTAGCGTTGGAGCGGGACGAGGTGGACGAGCTGGCGGCCGCCGTGCTGGCCCGTGCGGACATCCCCGACGTGCCGCGCCGGGAGCGGTGGCGTCGCCTGATCACCGCGGCGAACGCGTCCGCGCCGATCGCCCTGGCCACCTACGCGCCGCTCGTGACGGCGCACGCCTCCGCACCGTCCGCCGACCGCGTCGTCACCGCCGCCGTGCGCGTCCTGGCCGACCTGGCCGAAGCCGCCCGCCCGGCCGAGGCCCGTTCGCCGATCGTCCTGATGGGCAGCCTGGTCCACGCACACCCCTTGGGCGCGCGCCTCAAGCGCGAACTGTCCACCCGCACCCCGGCTCCCGTCACCGTCGCCACCGAGGGCGCCGCCGGCGCCGCCTGGCTCGCCGCCGTCAAGATCCTGGGCCCCTCCGCCCCCCGCCCCACCTGA
- a CDS encoding DUF3159 domain-containing protein: MTDTRQESLAALLGGRGGALDASLPPAAFVVGWLLGGHSVAVGAASAVAVGVVVGVVRVLRGGRPRALLASVALVVLAAYIALQTGRAEDFFLLQIFLNAASALVWAASIVLRWPLLGVVVGLVTGQKFRWRRDPDLLRAYRYASWPWVGQYLLRVLVFGALWLAGEVVLLGVMRVALTWPLQVACIAASWWVLRRTLPSDHPGLRHPRPTP, encoded by the coding sequence ATGACCGACACGCGTCAGGAGTCGCTGGCCGCACTGCTGGGCGGGCGGGGCGGTGCGCTGGACGCCTCGCTGCCGCCGGCGGCGTTCGTCGTGGGGTGGTTGCTGGGCGGGCACTCCGTCGCGGTCGGCGCCGCGTCGGCGGTGGCCGTGGGCGTGGTCGTCGGTGTCGTGCGGGTGCTGCGGGGCGGCCGTCCCCGCGCCCTGCTGGCCTCGGTCGCCCTGGTCGTGCTGGCCGCGTACATCGCGTTGCAGACCGGGCGCGCCGAGGACTTCTTCCTGCTGCAGATCTTCCTGAACGCCGCGTCGGCGTTGGTCTGGGCCGCGTCCATCGTGCTGCGGTGGCCCCTCCTGGGCGTCGTGGTCGGCCTGGTCACGGGCCAGAAGTTCCGCTGGCGACGTGACCCGGACCTGCTCCGCGCGTACCGCTACGCCTCCTGGCCGTGGGTGGGCCAGTACCTCCTCCGCGTCCTCGTCTTCGGCGCTCTGTGGCTGGCCGGCGAGGTCGTCCTGCTGGGCGTCATGCGCGTCGCCCTGACCTGGCCCCTGCAGGTCGCGTGCATCGCCGCCAGCTGGTGGGTCCTCCGCCGCACCCTGCCCTCCGACCACCCCGGCCTCCGCCACCCCCGCCCCACCCCGTGA
- a CDS encoding ROK family transcriptional regulator, which yields MRAGSPRLLREINDRAAIEALLRNGPLTRAELEGIIGLSKPATAQLLTRLEDEGTVLRNGLRGGGRGPRAQLWTVNGALAHVAAVDLTPDAIDVAIADISGATLTEHRAPMPKTDVLEAFRGAVTKAAAQAGLTTDALHHVVVGSPGAVDTATGRLNYAPHMPGWADKDIPAELAALLDTSVTVENDVNLVALEEMVAGRAVGVKDFVLLWPADAVGAAVVVNGVLLRGATGGAGEIDAMRVPDHAHADTGTDRTGSRYGDLLDSPGIARLARAHGVSARTGRVAVEKALSEGTAGREFLVDLARRIATGVANVVAVLDPELVLLSGDIAHAGGTTLADLVAAELRRLVVPRTPVRLALVTGKPVRSGALHAALSVAREQVFGLPAATTEPFRGPNRQDATAPSTST from the coding sequence ATGCGAGCCGGGAGCCCCAGGCTGCTGCGCGAGATCAACGACCGCGCCGCGATCGAGGCGTTGCTCCGCAACGGCCCGCTGACCAGGGCGGAGCTGGAAGGCATCATCGGTCTGTCCAAACCGGCCACCGCGCAGCTCCTGACCCGCCTCGAAGACGAGGGCACGGTGCTGCGCAACGGCCTGCGCGGCGGCGGACGCGGCCCGCGGGCGCAACTGTGGACGGTCAACGGCGCGCTGGCCCACGTCGCCGCCGTCGACCTCACGCCCGACGCGATCGACGTCGCCATCGCCGACATCTCCGGCGCCACGCTCACCGAGCACCGCGCCCCGATGCCGAAGACCGACGTGCTGGAGGCGTTCCGCGGCGCGGTCACCAAGGCCGCGGCCCAGGCCGGCCTCACCACCGACGCCCTGCACCACGTCGTCGTCGGCAGCCCCGGCGCGGTCGACACGGCCACCGGCCGCCTCAACTACGCGCCCCACATGCCGGGCTGGGCGGACAAGGACATCCCCGCGGAGCTGGCCGCCCTCCTCGACACCTCCGTCACGGTCGAGAACGACGTCAACCTGGTCGCGCTGGAGGAGATGGTCGCGGGCCGGGCCGTGGGGGTGAAGGACTTCGTGCTGCTGTGGCCCGCCGACGCGGTGGGCGCGGCCGTCGTCGTCAACGGCGTGCTGCTGCGCGGCGCGACCGGCGGCGCGGGCGAGATCGACGCCATGCGCGTCCCCGACCACGCGCACGCCGACACGGGCACCGACCGCACCGGCAGCCGCTACGGCGACCTGCTCGACAGCCCCGGCATCGCCCGCCTGGCCCGCGCGCACGGCGTGTCCGCCCGCACCGGCCGGGTCGCCGTGGAGAAGGCGCTGAGCGAGGGCACCGCCGGCCGCGAGTTCCTGGTCGACCTGGCCCGCCGCATCGCGACCGGCGTGGCGAACGTCGTCGCCGTGCTCGACCCCGAACTGGTGCTGCTCTCCGGCGACATCGCGCACGCGGGCGGCACGACGCTCGCCGACCTCGTCGCGGCCGAGCTGCGCCGCCTGGTGGTGCCCCGCACCCCCGTCCGACTCGCCCTGGTCACCGGGAAGCCGGTGCGCTCCGGCGCGCTGCACGCGGCGCTCTCGGTCGCCAGGGAACAGGTGTTCGGTCTGCCCGCCGCCACGACCGAGCCCTTCCGCGGTCCGAACCGCCAGGACGCGACCGCTCCGAGCACGTCGACATGA
- a CDS encoding extracellular solute-binding protein: MRKLHRAALLCVAAAVSLTACAAGSGRQAEQSGPAAAPGKEDRFSLTVWSNYSGREQDEVTKALESFKAKFPHAEIEHQGSQDDDKITAGIRGGNPPDVALSFTTDNIGQFCSSGSFSDLKPYLARDDVDLGQITDAVRSYTEYKGNRCAMPLLSDVYGLYYNKDMLAEAGITSPPRTTAELLDFAKRTTKKAADGSIEVAGFLPSMPFYANNPQIWAPHFGAKWEKPDGGSGLASPEWAEMLTFQKELVDFYGHDALERFRAGLGQQYSADHAFHQRKIAMMIDGEYRTAFLEDQAPDVRFGTAPFPTSKPELYGTGFTAGTIMGIPKGAKNPGAAWELIKHLSFDTPTIVDLANGIKNIPSTKAALTDPRLEVDENFKTFLDLAASDKLQGNPVTPIGDAHIKAISDFATSWQSGAVPDLMAGLADVDRQIDDRIAKSGK, from the coding sequence ATGCGCAAGCTCCACCGCGCAGCGTTGTTGTGCGTGGCCGCGGCGGTGTCCCTGACCGCTTGCGCGGCGGGCTCCGGCAGGCAGGCCGAGCAGTCGGGACCGGCGGCGGCGCCGGGCAAGGAGGACAGGTTCTCGCTGACCGTCTGGAGCAACTACTCCGGACGTGAGCAGGACGAGGTCACCAAGGCCCTGGAGAGCTTCAAGGCGAAGTTCCCCCACGCCGAGATCGAGCACCAGGGCAGCCAGGACGACGACAAGATCACCGCGGGCATCCGCGGCGGCAACCCGCCGGACGTGGCCCTGTCGTTCACCACCGACAACATCGGCCAGTTCTGCTCCAGCGGCTCGTTCTCCGACCTCAAGCCCTACCTCGCGCGCGACGACGTGGACCTCGGCCAGATCACGGACGCGGTGCGCTCCTACACCGAGTACAAGGGCAACCGCTGCGCGATGCCGCTGCTCAGCGACGTGTACGGGCTGTACTACAACAAGGACATGCTCGCCGAGGCCGGCATCACGTCGCCACCGAGGACGACGGCCGAGCTGCTGGACTTCGCCAAGCGCACCACCAAGAAGGCCGCGGACGGCTCGATCGAGGTCGCGGGCTTCCTGCCGAGCATGCCGTTCTACGCCAACAACCCGCAGATCTGGGCGCCGCACTTCGGCGCGAAGTGGGAGAAGCCGGACGGCGGGTCCGGCCTGGCGTCGCCGGAGTGGGCGGAGATGCTGACGTTCCAGAAGGAGCTGGTGGACTTCTACGGCCACGACGCCCTGGAGCGGTTCCGCGCCGGGCTCGGCCAGCAGTACTCCGCCGACCACGCGTTCCACCAGCGCAAGATCGCCATGATGATCGACGGCGAGTACCGCACGGCGTTCCTCGAGGACCAGGCGCCGGACGTGCGGTTCGGCACCGCGCCGTTCCCGACGAGCAAGCCGGAGCTGTACGGCACCGGGTTCACCGCCGGCACGATCATGGGCATCCCGAAGGGCGCGAAGAACCCCGGCGCGGCCTGGGAGCTGATCAAGCACCTGTCGTTCGACACCCCGACCATCGTCGACCTGGCCAACGGGATCAAGAACATCCCCAGCACGAAGGCCGCGCTGACCGACCCGCGCCTGGAGGTGGACGAGAACTTCAAGACGTTCCTCGACCTGGCCGCTTCGGACAAGCTCCAGGGCAACCCGGTCACGCCCATCGGTGACGCGCACATCAAGGCGATCAGCGACTTCGCCACGTCGTGGCAGTCGGGCGCGGTGCCGGACCTGATGGCGGGGCTGGCCGACGTCGACCGGCAGATCGACGACCGGATCGCGAAGAGCGGCAAGTAG